A single region of the Enterococcus mundtii genome encodes:
- a CDS encoding ATP-binding protein produces MQLEYPLLETMKKNMVLTKEKSAIAYYRVRSETVMLTDFEKKQKTKKKVARALKRLKTSGGFEINLLPVNADIRGKMGAMRSLIDVENYAVGVDKLKKTAMMLENEMGMVYEYAWIIGVPLVKKDIAIDLKENVTRALNHVTETVVTGLGFDLALEEEWYKNYQEQEQEVYQNLSELLVERLTEDELYYYQAYQFLKNIPHERQDILASQNLDNLMATKINPVFSGGLKFQCEEGESYVSYLPVGDMGVFLDGNHLLEIVQKMPFPVEVKIQATFAESKGQLALSGRSSRARTRTKNIMQEAHLAGSKQKRKIIEGQASLDDLNQKIDDGVDIIDWKAYLVVCGSSKKQMQARKKYLINRFDGLGIPLLKAAFDNPYLFQSTLFGNFLRMKEKKWQHTSTIESFAELNFFTSLKAGTSLGYYFGRVDTTLEEKEDRKSILLNSKNLIYMNMFLANKQDVIGKKTNNPHWALTGDTGNGKSVTAKKLFMECATLKDRVLYIDPKKEMRCQFMRTIDDPTYQKKYPLDVAFVHSFNFVTLDVRDKKNRGVLDPIVLFDETEAIATAKAMLTNIYEGTWNLKQKTEINETIAAVVKERKSGNKVGFWHVIERLAKSPIPDVEDMGRFLLSTIKESILELAFSHGETPGLSFEKKVTILEIEDLDLPTDKNEHMDENKRLSVTLMFALGTFCSKFGSRNPKEETVTFFDESWIFQSSPEGKAILKSMKRIGRSFNNFLVLITQSVNDLDDKEDGTGFGTVICFDEVQNREGILSYLNLPNNEQNMKWVSNMVQGQCLLKDMFGQTNRVVVHVLFEEWLELFKTVDDTEASVMENRFAV; encoded by the coding sequence ATGCAGCTTGAATATCCGCTGTTAGAGACCATGAAGAAAAACATGGTACTAACCAAAGAAAAATCAGCGATTGCTTATTACAGGGTACGTTCTGAAACAGTAATGCTGACGGATTTTGAAAAGAAACAAAAGACAAAGAAAAAAGTTGCCCGTGCGCTAAAGAGGTTAAAAACAAGCGGTGGGTTCGAGATCAATTTATTACCAGTGAATGCAGATATCCGTGGGAAAATGGGAGCGATGCGTTCATTGATTGACGTTGAAAATTATGCAGTTGGTGTCGATAAACTAAAGAAGACAGCAATGATGTTAGAAAATGAGATGGGCATGGTTTATGAATATGCTTGGATCATTGGTGTACCGCTAGTAAAAAAAGATATTGCAATCGATTTGAAAGAAAATGTGACAAGAGCATTGAACCATGTGACCGAAACAGTTGTGACAGGATTAGGCTTTGATTTAGCGTTAGAAGAGGAGTGGTATAAAAATTACCAGGAACAAGAACAGGAAGTATACCAGAATCTATCGGAGCTTTTAGTCGAACGTCTGACAGAAGATGAACTGTATTACTATCAAGCCTATCAATTTTTGAAAAATATCCCTCATGAAAGACAAGATATTTTAGCCAGTCAAAACCTAGATAATTTGATGGCAACAAAAATCAATCCTGTTTTCTCAGGTGGATTGAAATTCCAATGTGAAGAAGGAGAAAGTTACGTTTCCTATTTGCCTGTTGGCGATATGGGTGTTTTTTTAGATGGGAACCATTTACTGGAAATCGTCCAAAAGATGCCTTTCCCAGTTGAAGTTAAAATACAAGCAACTTTTGCTGAGAGTAAGGGACAATTAGCTTTATCTGGACGTTCTTCTAGGGCACGAACAAGAACTAAAAATATTATGCAAGAAGCACATTTAGCAGGATCAAAACAAAAACGAAAAATCATTGAAGGACAAGCGTCTTTAGATGACCTGAATCAAAAAATCGATGATGGCGTCGATATTATCGATTGGAAGGCTTACCTGGTTGTTTGCGGAAGTTCCAAGAAGCAAATGCAAGCGCGAAAAAAATACCTGATCAATCGATTTGATGGATTAGGAATTCCTTTGTTAAAAGCAGCCTTTGATAATCCGTATCTTTTCCAATCCACATTGTTTGGTAATTTTCTGCGAATGAAAGAGAAAAAATGGCAACATACTAGCACCATCGAATCGTTTGCGGAGCTGAATTTTTTCACGTCACTGAAAGCTGGTACCAGCCTGGGTTATTATTTTGGACGTGTAGACACGACCTTAGAAGAAAAAGAAGACCGAAAGAGTATTCTTCTTAACTCGAAAAATCTGATCTATATGAATATGTTTTTAGCGAATAAACAAGATGTAATAGGTAAGAAAACCAATAATCCACACTGGGCACTGACTGGAGATACTGGAAATGGAAAATCTGTTACGGCAAAAAAATTATTTATGGAATGTGCAACATTAAAAGACCGTGTATTGTATATCGATCCAAAAAAAGAAATGCGCTGCCAATTCATGCGAACAATCGATGATCCAACCTATCAGAAAAAATATCCTTTAGATGTTGCATTTGTCCACTCCTTTAATTTTGTGACCTTAGATGTCCGGGATAAGAAAAACAGAGGTGTATTGGACCCAATTGTTTTATTCGATGAAACAGAAGCGATTGCGACCGCAAAAGCGATGTTAACCAATATTTACGAAGGTACCTGGAACTTGAAACAAAAAACAGAAATTAATGAGACAATTGCTGCAGTCGTGAAGGAACGAAAATCGGGTAACAAAGTTGGTTTCTGGCACGTAATCGAGCGATTAGCTAAAAGTCCTATTCCTGATGTAGAGGATATGGGACGTTTTTTACTTTCGACAATCAAAGAATCCATTTTGGAACTTGCTTTTTCCCATGGCGAAACACCAGGGCTCTCTTTTGAAAAGAAAGTCACCATTTTAGAAATTGAAGATTTAGATTTGCCAACAGACAAAAATGAACATATGGATGAAAACAAGCGATTGTCTGTCACATTGATGTTTGCTTTAGGAACGTTTTGTTCGAAATTTGGTTCAAGAAATCCTAAAGAAGAAACGGTGACTTTCTTTGATGAAAGTTGGATCTTCCAATCGTCTCCAGAAGGAAAGGCAATTTTGAAATCGATGAAGCGGATCGGGCGTTCCTTCAATAACTTTTTAGTATTGATCACTCAATCGGTCAATGATTTAGATGATAAAGAAGACGGTACAGGATTTGGAACGGTGATTTGTTTTGATGAAGTACAGAATCGTGAAGGTATATTGAGTTATTTGAATCTGCCAAACAATGAACAGAATATGAAATGGGTTTCGAATATGGTCCAGGGACAATGCTTGCTGA
- a CDS encoding conjugal transfer protein, which produces MKYYDYSRGLRAPYSLQVIRSPKGKVVWVFAQPLNLSYVLMLFFWLIIIGIFWMNVSLPTIFGIDLNLLVMLYLPNKIARWYSETELDGKSANLFLKDFFIYLLNFVFDQRPIIAFERVKELEEISFKR; this is translated from the coding sequence ATGAAATATTACGATTATTCACGAGGGTTAAGAGCTCCTTACTCTTTACAAGTGATACGTTCACCAAAAGGAAAAGTCGTATGGGTATTTGCTCAGCCATTAAATCTTTCTTATGTATTGATGCTGTTCTTTTGGTTAATCATAATTGGGATTTTTTGGATGAATGTTTCTTTACCAACGATTTTCGGTATCGATTTAAATTTATTGGTGATGTTGTATCTGCCAAATAAAATTGCACGTTGGTATTCTGAAACGGAGCTCGATGGAAAATCAGCCAATCTTTTTCTAAAAGATTTTTTTATTTATCTTCTGAATTTCGTTTTTGATCAACGTCCCATTATTGCATTTGAACGAGTCAAGGAACTGGAAGAAATTTCATTTAAAAGATAG
- a CDS encoding conjugal transfer protein — MNLKKIIKKEKKEKAPRTKRLSQKKANRLVFSVFSVIAISSVVGVVRANVVATNFDNLANKVEKISEKLPEEQSNQEVYDYAALSFYATNFVKEYMDYDTSADEGKKKDRLERLSDYLSMDVETIDETGKTVLDFSREFKEASLVQVKEESDCLLVYVNVTYEVTTEDKTETITQDMVLPIQTKNHLFSIVSRPYFLAAALPQGKTEALTQGEERMEVPTQEKEAIEKFLAMFFEKYADADKQEMMLLMKEPVQTTGTTEFVSVDFNEVHYFETNQEDVRGIQVSVTFADKKTSLTHTEDFSLWITQTENSYFVNTLKHYFTEEEGNL, encoded by the coding sequence ATGAATTTAAAAAAGATCATAAAGAAGGAGAAAAAGGAAAAGGCACCAAGGACAAAACGCCTTTCTCAGAAAAAAGCGAATCGTCTGGTATTTTCAGTTTTTAGTGTCATAGCTATTTCTTCGGTTGTTGGTGTCGTTCGAGCAAATGTTGTCGCCACTAATTTTGACAACTTAGCAAATAAAGTGGAAAAGATAAGCGAAAAACTGCCAGAAGAACAGAGTAACCAAGAGGTATACGATTACGCTGCTCTTTCTTTTTATGCAACAAATTTTGTCAAAGAATACATGGATTATGATACGTCTGCAGACGAAGGAAAGAAAAAAGATCGCTTAGAGCGTTTATCTGATTATTTATCTATGGATGTTGAAACGATTGATGAAACAGGAAAAACAGTACTCGATTTTTCAAGGGAATTTAAAGAAGCTTCATTGGTACAAGTGAAAGAAGAAAGTGACTGCTTACTCGTTTATGTAAATGTCACGTATGAAGTAACTACGGAAGACAAAACAGAAACGATCACGCAAGATATGGTATTGCCGATCCAGACGAAAAACCATTTGTTCTCGATCGTCAGCAGACCTTACTTCCTAGCGGCTGCTTTGCCACAAGGAAAAACGGAAGCATTGACGCAAGGAGAAGAACGCATGGAAGTGCCTACTCAAGAAAAAGAAGCCATTGAGAAATTTCTAGCGATGTTTTTTGAAAAATATGCTGATGCTGATAAACAAGAAATGATGCTTTTGATGAAAGAACCAGTTCAAACGACAGGAACAACTGAATTTGTCTCTGTAGATTTCAATGAGGTTCATTATTTTGAAACCAATCAAGAAGACGTTCGAGGAATACAAGTCTCTGTTACTTTTGCAGACAAGAAAACGAGTTTGACCCATACAGAAGATTTTTCTCTTTGGATCACACAGACAGAAAACTCATATTTTGTGAATACACTAAAACATTATTTTACGGAAGAGGAAGGTAATTTATGA
- a CDS encoding putative holin-like toxin has translation MHINPNFSERRSLLSVEAALGLMISFGSLIATLIFGILTLAHKNDKKK, from the coding sequence ATGCACATAAATCCAAACTTTTCAGAAAGGAGAAGCCTTTTGTCTGTGGAAGCAGCGTTAGGGCTAATGATCAGTTTTGGATCTTTGATCGCAACACTGATTTTTGGCATTCTAACTTTAGCCCACAAAAATGACAAAAAGAAATAG
- a CDS encoding LPXTG cell wall anchor domain-containing protein codes for MKKFQIKLRIWFIIGMLLTSFLGQGLLAVATTIETNDQTIQLENEAVNDQEKVNDFLKKNKLVQGQDGKLYTTTAENYSETPISEMLNFDSKLRAGDSIVYVDPSTNVANIDIQLSNGNREYGWYGKRVNGEIAICIEQGVALNVGSNGGYTAVFQNTALMERISLIKYYGIIVTGHTLYKEIMTQLLSWEQQGIMPLNMSGVLSMADYQVFKSEVMANVDRFYTNPSFQGQTVTLKVGESKTLTDTTGAFNNYESTPVSTPQGLSITRQGNQVTITATKEAPTSSKIEFQYNIDGSYKGAIVVYENPYTQNVMLGKVNDPVRTNFQINVQKNGNARVRKVDQTTKQPLAGAVFRFTTSDGQTKELTSGTDGYATWNDLLVDTKVTIQEIKAPDGYILNSNPQTLTIKANETTTISLDNQEQLANLTVIKEDEETGNQPQGAAQLTGAVYELTSADGKLAGRLTMEDVDGISQAEIKGLKLGTYYLQEVEPPVGYILDPTKYTVNLTYAGQNETVAIHQKTVTDRVIKGHMEGYKFGSRPLIPKTFTEMLERLTNQSGDVKPPLEGVELTATSHTTGQEYVQVTSENGYFKFENLPYDTYTIAETQGVDGYLLIEPFDVTITEEGYTHFFLLEDRIIESRLHIVKVDEETGENIPYAGAQFKIFDTWANGGEGAFISMVRPNDTEQTEIFETNEKGEIVTTESLPWGVDRYELHEMKAPEGYVPLEEPLVFSVTEEDVNALIRLEVPNRLARQTVELIKRDRLNEQPLENVAFELYRIEKDEENEEKEILIDEFLTDQEGKIQVENLPYGSYKFIETAQLDGYLPLEESIDFSVTVENDGELIVLEAYNEREDLVLASLFTDSDGNKEIDPTIDNRLRDVVWVEGEAIEIGHTYTVFTQYKNTKTGEVVSEDTSTYTAKNKEDEFEVFLDLAANTLNDGDQLTATHILYYEEEQENEVGREDDLTSKEQTVTFKTPEQPESKEEEPDNPEPKQIQERLPETGSARSILSVLVGILLIAFVALIGLNKYKK; via the coding sequence ATGAAAAAATTTCAAATCAAATTAAGAATCTGGTTCATTATTGGTATGCTTTTAACTTCATTTTTAGGTCAAGGTTTATTAGCTGTTGCAACAACCATTGAAACTAACGATCAAACTATTCAATTAGAAAATGAAGCAGTCAATGATCAAGAAAAAGTAAATGACTTTTTAAAGAAAAACAAGTTAGTACAAGGTCAAGATGGAAAACTTTATACAACTACCGCAGAAAATTATAGCGAGACTCCAATTAGTGAGATGCTTAATTTTGATAGTAAACTTCGAGCAGGAGACAGCATTGTCTATGTAGATCCTAGTACAAACGTAGCGAATATTGATATTCAATTATCCAATGGAAATAGAGAATACGGTTGGTACGGTAAGCGTGTCAATGGAGAAATTGCGATATGTATCGAACAAGGAGTTGCTCTAAATGTTGGCTCAAATGGAGGATATACAGCTGTGTTCCAAAATACCGCATTGATGGAAAGAATATCATTGATTAAGTATTATGGTATCATTGTTACCGGTCATACATTATACAAAGAGATTATGACACAGCTTTTAAGTTGGGAACAACAAGGAATAATGCCACTCAATATGTCTGGAGTACTTTCGATGGCAGATTATCAGGTGTTTAAGTCTGAAGTTATGGCTAACGTGGACAGATTTTATACTAATCCTTCTTTTCAAGGACAAACAGTAACTTTAAAAGTTGGAGAGAGTAAAACGTTAACTGATACAACAGGAGCATTTAACAACTATGAAAGTACTCCTGTTTCAACGCCACAAGGATTATCGATTACTAGACAAGGTAATCAAGTAACTATTACAGCAACTAAAGAGGCACCTACTAGTAGTAAAATTGAATTTCAATACAATATTGATGGTAGCTATAAAGGTGCGATTGTGGTATATGAAAATCCCTATACACAGAATGTGATGTTAGGAAAAGTGAATGATCCAGTTCGTACAAATTTTCAGATCAATGTTCAAAAAAACGGTAATGCAAGAGTCCGCAAAGTGGATCAAACCACCAAGCAACCACTTGCAGGTGCCGTTTTTCGTTTTACTACATCGGATGGTCAGACAAAAGAACTGACAAGTGGAACGGATGGCTATGCGACTTGGAATGATTTATTGGTAGATACAAAGGTGACGATCCAAGAAATCAAAGCGCCGGATGGCTATATTTTAAATTCTAATCCTCAAACACTGACCATCAAGGCAAACGAAACCACAACGATTTCGTTAGACAATCAAGAACAACTAGCAAATTTAACTGTGATCAAAGAAGATGAGGAGACAGGGAATCAGCCACAAGGAGCTGCACAATTAACTGGGGCTGTTTATGAATTAACAAGTGCTGATGGAAAGCTAGCCGGTCGCTTGACGATGGAAGATGTAGATGGGATTTCACAAGCAGAAATTAAAGGACTAAAACTTGGTACCTACTATTTACAAGAAGTAGAGCCACCTGTAGGCTACATTTTAGATCCAACGAAGTATACAGTTAATTTAACTTATGCAGGTCAAAATGAAACAGTAGCGATCCACCAGAAAACAGTGACTGATCGTGTCATTAAAGGTCATATGGAAGGTTATAAATTTGGGTCGAGACCATTAATCCCCAAAACATTTACGGAAATGCTCGAACGATTGACCAACCAATCAGGTGATGTGAAACCGCCGTTAGAGGGTGTGGAGTTAACCGCTACTTCTCATACAACCGGACAGGAATATGTTCAAGTAACAAGTGAGAATGGGTACTTTAAGTTTGAAAACTTGCCTTATGATACCTATACGATCGCGGAAACGCAAGGTGTTGATGGCTATTTATTAATTGAACCTTTTGACGTCACAATCACGGAAGAGGGCTATACTCATTTCTTCTTGTTGGAGGACCGAATCATTGAGTCACGTTTGCATATTGTCAAAGTAGATGAAGAAACTGGAGAAAATATTCCGTATGCTGGCGCTCAGTTCAAAATTTTCGATACATGGGCAAATGGTGGGGAAGGGGCGTTTATTTCAATGGTTCGCCCAAATGATACAGAACAGACAGAAATTTTTGAAACGAATGAAAAAGGAGAAATCGTTACAACGGAAAGTCTTCCTTGGGGTGTTGACCGATATGAACTTCATGAAATGAAAGCGCCTGAAGGGTATGTTCCCTTAGAAGAGCCTTTAGTATTTAGCGTGACAGAAGAGGATGTAAATGCTCTGATTCGCTTAGAAGTACCCAACCGACTAGCTAGACAAACAGTAGAATTGATCAAGCGTGATCGTCTAAATGAGCAACCGTTAGAAAATGTGGCATTTGAATTATACAGAATCGAAAAGGACGAGGAAAATGAAGAAAAAGAAATCTTGATCGATGAGTTTTTGACGGATCAAGAAGGGAAAATCCAAGTGGAAAACTTGCCTTATGGTTCGTATAAATTTATCGAAACAGCACAATTGGATGGATATTTGCCATTGGAAGAGTCAATCGATTTTTCAGTTACAGTGGAAAATGACGGAGAGCTTATTGTACTGGAAGCCTACAATGAACGGGAAGATTTGGTACTAGCTTCGCTCTTTACAGATAGTGATGGAAACAAAGAAATCGATCCAACAATAGACAATCGTTTGAGAGACGTCGTTTGGGTTGAAGGAGAAGCAATCGAGATTGGGCATACTTACACAGTTTTCACTCAATACAAAAATACTAAAACTGGAGAAGTTGTCAGTGAAGACACGTCAACTTACACTGCTAAGAACAAAGAAGATGAATTTGAGGTCTTTTTAGATTTGGCTGCAAATACTTTAAATGATGGTGACCAGTTAACTGCTACGCATATCCTGTACTATGAAGAAGAACAGGAAAACGAAGTAGGGCGAGAAGATGATTTGACCAGTAAAGAACAGACTGTCACATTCAAAACACCAGAGCAGCCAGAGTCTAAGGAAGAGGAGCCGGATAATCCTGAACCAAAACAAATCCAAGAAAGACTGCCAGAAACAGGAAGTGCACGATCTATTCTAAGTGTGTTGGTAGGAATCTTGTTGATTGCATTTGTTGCTTTGATAGGATTAAATAAATATAAAAAATAA
- a CDS encoding replication initiation factor domain-containing protein, whose amino-acid sequence MRGIELKRFRKELGLKQQELADKLHIERSLISKIENGKRAISKELAEKVSEVLHLDGGKASVEAKIDFLRVRFKTMDVQTVIRKLLHMDMNWFTHEARGFYHYTETFSYGSIRLFRNPENINMGIMLDLSGEGCRQLEEVFEEDHDRTWTEFFRSLYDDDIFGKGLVVDTKITRIDIALDELIVKGQPNFDLYKLKEKMEAGLIGTTFKNFDFSGGYSFEKGQKVNKGLSLYFGSRQSPLYFNFYQKDYEIARKEGLSIEKAREIHEIKNRYEIRLSDEKAFLFVEYFLSTGESLDWLVKEIINASLVVYEIEDGVRVYCKEWYNVIDKLEGLRLSVQGEKPSIEKTLRWLSNYLAPSLKMIKLIDSRLGTNELMERIEFAELKEKHEELIEQVCVGAKDLLLTSENNLGLRDYMKKEFHLENEYV is encoded by the coding sequence TTGCGAGGTATTGAGTTAAAGCGATTCCGTAAAGAATTAGGACTGAAACAGCAAGAATTAGCTGATAAATTGCATATCGAACGTAGTTTGATTTCAAAAATTGAGAATGGCAAACGTGCAATTTCCAAAGAATTGGCTGAAAAAGTGAGTGAGGTTCTTCATCTTGATGGTGGGAAAGCCTCGGTGGAAGCAAAAATCGATTTTTTAAGAGTGCGTTTTAAAACAATGGATGTCCAAACGGTTATTCGTAAGTTACTCCACATGGATATGAATTGGTTCACCCATGAAGCTCGAGGGTTTTATCACTATACCGAAACATTTTCGTATGGTTCGATTCGGCTGTTTCGGAATCCAGAAAATATAAATATGGGAATCATGCTTGATTTATCTGGTGAAGGTTGTCGGCAACTGGAAGAAGTTTTTGAAGAGGATCATGATCGGACATGGACAGAGTTTTTTCGCTCTTTATACGATGATGATATTTTTGGCAAAGGCTTGGTTGTCGACACAAAAATCACCCGAATTGACATTGCACTAGATGAATTGATTGTTAAAGGACAGCCGAATTTTGATTTATACAAGTTAAAAGAAAAGATGGAAGCTGGTTTGATTGGCACAACCTTCAAAAATTTCGATTTTAGTGGGGGCTATTCATTTGAGAAAGGACAAAAAGTGAATAAAGGCTTGTCTCTTTATTTTGGAAGTCGTCAATCTCCACTTTACTTTAACTTTTATCAAAAAGATTATGAAATAGCTCGTAAAGAAGGTCTATCAATTGAGAAAGCGAGAGAGATCCATGAAATTAAGAACCGTTATGAAATCCGGCTTTCTGATGAGAAGGCCTTTTTGTTTGTCGAATACTTTTTATCGACTGGTGAGAGTTTAGATTGGTTAGTCAAAGAGATTATTAACGCTTCACTTGTTGTTTATGAAATCGAAGATGGGGTGCGCGTTTATTGTAAAGAATGGTACAACGTCATTGATAAGCTAGAAGGTTTACGTTTATCTGTTCAAGGTGAAAAGCCTTCGATAGAAAAGACATTACGGTGGTTATCAAACTATTTAGCGCCTTCCCTAAAAATGATCAAGCTAATTGATTCACGCTTAGGCACGAATGAGTTGATGGAACGGATCGAATTTGCAGAATTAAAAGAAAAGCATGAAGAACTGATTGAACAAGTCTGTGTCGGTGCGAAGGACTTGTTGCTGACAAGTGAAAACAATCTTGGACTAAGAGATTATATGAAAAAAGAATTTCATTTAGAAAACGAATATGTGTAG
- a CDS encoding FtsK/SpoIIIE domain-containing protein, which produces MLKQIIHYRGKRIRYFKRNLLALYQVLFFMPYLGVLSYFIGYQWIYPLIGQKARNWQIYVLPVVILLGISLVGITINFIFIRLSIVRSGYFSRVEQQQLLARMILDNGYYTKKQVKTSNNGKTKEKIKFPKVYYKAKKGSIFVSFETAGNKFQDKFETIGGFLETTFHADNIAKVDEKGFVTYELVTDVYSQRISITEMQADKGKVQLMKNLYWHFDKDPHLLLGGGTGGGKTFTLLALIYALCRVADIEICDPKNSDLMALNRIPMFAGRVHTGKTDIINCLRNTVELMEARFEMMNHSEEFKMGKNYAYYGLKPKFVIIDEFAAFRAEIGTDYKSDGEVDEYLTQLILKARQCGIYFLLLRCSDQMASL; this is translated from the coding sequence TTGCTAAAACAAATAATTCATTATCGTGGGAAAAGAATTCGCTACTTCAAAAGAAATCTGTTAGCACTATATCAAGTGCTATTTTTTATGCCTTATTTAGGTGTTTTAAGCTACTTCATCGGTTATCAATGGATTTACCCTTTGATTGGACAAAAGGCGAGAAACTGGCAAATATACGTGTTACCTGTAGTGATCCTCTTAGGTATATCTTTAGTAGGTATAACCATTAATTTCATTTTCATTCGCTTATCAATTGTTCGTTCAGGATACTTTTCACGTGTCGAGCAACAACAACTTCTTGCTCGAATGATTCTTGACAATGGGTATTACACGAAAAAACAAGTGAAGACGTCTAATAATGGGAAAACCAAAGAGAAGATCAAGTTTCCAAAGGTTTATTATAAAGCGAAGAAAGGAAGTATTTTTGTCTCGTTTGAGACTGCAGGAAATAAATTCCAGGATAAATTTGAAACAATTGGCGGGTTTTTAGAAACAACTTTTCATGCGGATAATATTGCGAAAGTAGATGAGAAAGGATTTGTTACTTACGAGTTAGTGACAGATGTCTATTCACAACGGATTTCAATCACAGAAATGCAAGCGGATAAAGGAAAAGTCCAATTGATGAAAAACTTATATTGGCATTTTGATAAAGATCCGCATTTATTGCTTGGCGGAGGTACCGGAGGTGGTAAAACATTTACACTTTTAGCTTTGATTTATGCGCTTTGTCGAGTAGCGGATATTGAGATTTGTGATCCTAAGAATAGTGATCTGATGGCTCTAAACCGTATTCCAATGTTTGCAGGGAGAGTCCATACAGGTAAAACCGATATCATCAATTGTTTGAGAAATACCGTTGAATTGATGGAAGCTCGCTTTGAAATGATGAATCATAGTGAAGAGTTTAAGATGGGAAAGAATTATGCGTACTATGGTTTAAAACCAAAGTTTGTCATTATCGATGAATTTGCTGCTTTTCGAGCGGAGATCGGAACGGACTATAAGTCGGACGGTGAAGTGGACGAATATCTGACTCAACTGATTTTAAAAGCTCGACAGTGTGGCATATATTTTTTATTGTTGCGATGCAGCGACCAGATGGCGAGTTTATAA
- a CDS encoding DUF86 domain-containing protein has protein sequence MKNKMKADLRILYGSLTYCDDIEQTLNRFDRNYEVFINDRVFFHAVSMSLMQVGEMSNKLSDTFKEETSKEVDWRSLKYIRNLFAHAYSNVNERTVWEFATVFIPVYATFCRLKIKQLVRMT, from the coding sequence TTGAAAAATAAAATGAAAGCAGATTTGCGTATTTTATATGGATCATTGACTTATTGTGATGACATCGAGCAAACACTCAATCGTTTTGATAGAAACTACGAAGTTTTTATCAATGATCGAGTGTTTTTTCATGCAGTCAGTATGTCTTTGATGCAAGTGGGGGAAATGTCTAATAAGTTATCCGATACATTTAAAGAAGAAACGAGTAAGGAGGTAGACTGGCGGAGCCTTAAATACATTCGCAATTTATTTGCACACGCTTATAGTAATGTAAATGAGCGGACAGTATGGGAATTTGCGACGGTATTTATACCTGTCTATGCGACATTTTGCCGTTTAAAAATAAAACAATTGGTAAGAATGACATAA
- a CDS encoding nucleotidyltransferase family protein, which translates to MVLTVKEIEQRVKPVAEKYEVPVVYIFGSYARNEATNESDIDFLVGTEGMPEEYRWLVYSDFFEELKKAVDHEIDLVEIEALANTNPTTIQKNFTKQVMEERLKIFEK; encoded by the coding sequence ATGGTATTGACGGTAAAAGAAATCGAGCAGCGTGTAAAGCCTGTTGCTGAAAAATACGAAGTTCCAGTCGTTTATATTTTTGGATCATACGCAAGGAATGAAGCGACCAATGAAAGTGATATTGATTTCTTGGTAGGAACGGAAGGCATGCCAGAAGAATATCGTTGGTTAGTCTATAGTGACTTCTTTGAAGAGTTAAAAAAAGCGGTGGATCATGAGATCGATCTAGTAGAGATTGAAGCACTAGCAAATACAAATCCAACAACAATTCAAAAGAATTTTACAAAACAAGTAATGGAGGAGCGATTAAAAATATTTGAAAAATAA
- a CDS encoding DUF961 family protein — MGLTFENNTIQNFDVQATFGTMNFLEVDQIFERDEENRVTDTVREQRVTVYSEKLNDQIEIAITPDYKVEGIEYDDRIELTGEVTALAWLSTYEGYNNTIQSEQAFKIRAAGIKKFGITRTVAPIKEKKES; from the coding sequence ATGGGTTTAACATTTGAAAATAATACGATTCAGAATTTTGATGTTCAAGCAACTTTTGGAACAATGAATTTTCTTGAAGTAGATCAAATTTTTGAAAGAGATGAAGAAAATCGGGTAACTGATACAGTACGTGAGCAACGTGTAACTGTTTATTCCGAAAAGTTAAACGATCAAATCGAAATTGCGATCACACCAGATTACAAAGTAGAAGGCATTGAATATGATGACAGAATCGAACTGACTGGTGAAGTGACTGCGTTAGCTTGGTTAAGTACGTATGAGGGCTATAACAATACGATCCAGTCGGAACAAGCCTTTAAAATTCGAGCTGCCGGTATTAAGAAGTTTGGTATTACTCGGACTGTTGCTCCAATCAAAGAGAAAAAAGAAAGCTAG